The DNA segment ATCACCGCAATGGCGTTCTCCTTGCCGCCATCACGGCTGAGCTCACGGCCGGCGGAATCATGAAAAAAGCCCCCAACGCAGCCGAAGAGGCGTTGTTGGGGGCATTCCGATGGGATCGATTCGAAAACTGAGTGATCAGCCTTCGACGCGCCACTCCTGATCAGAAGGAGACCAGTCGTTCAGCTCCGAGGCTTCGAACCAGAGACCGATCTCGAAAGCAGCGGTTTCGGCAGCATCGGAACCGTGGATGACGTTGCGGCCGATGTTGACGGCCAGATCGCCACGGATGGTGCCGGGCTCAGCTTCGAGGGGCTTGGTGGCACCGATCAGTTTGCGGGCACTGGCAATGACGCCATCGCCTTCCCACACCATGGCCACCACAGGGCCGGAGGTGATGAAGTCGACCAGACCGGCAAAGAAGGGACGCTCCTTGTGGACGCCGTAGTGCTGCTCCGCCAGGGCGCGGCTGGGGGTGATCTGCTTCAGGCCCACCAGCTTGAATCCCTTGCGCTCAAAGCGGCCAAGGATCTCGCCCACCAGGCCGCGCTGGACGCCGTCGGGCTTGATGGCGATGAACGTGCGTTCGGCCATGGATTGGTGTGAATAAAAAGCGCCGCCATCGTCAATGCTGGCCACCCCGCTTGGCAAGCAAAGGCCTTGGGCAGCGCTGGGAATGTCCCTAGATTCCGGCCATCCACTTCATGCAGACGCAGGTGTCAGACAGCGAACACTGGTCGATTCAGGACAGTGCTGCGCTGTACGGCCTCGACCGCTGGGGCGATCCGTATTTCTCCATCAATGGGCGCGGACACATCAGCGTTCAACCCCAGGGGGATCGCGGTGGAAGCCTGGACCTGGTGGATCTGGTGTCGGAGCTGAAAAGCCGAAACCTGGCGCTGCCGCTGCTGATTCGCTTCGACGACATCCTCGAAGACCGCTTGGAGCGGCTCCACGCCGCCTTTGAGCGCGCCATCGCGCAATACAGCTACCCCGGCCGGTACCAAGGCGTTTTCCCGGTGAAGTGCAACCAACAACGCCACGTTGTGGAGGAGTTGGTGAGCTGCGGCAAGCGCTGGAACTTCGGGCTGGAAGCAGGAAGCAAAGCGGAACTGCTGATCGCTCTCTCGCTGCTGGACGACCCCGAAGCCCTGCTGATCTGCAACGGCTACAAGGATCGGCTTTACATCGAAACCGCAATCCTGGCGCGACGTCTGGGACGGCAGCCGGTGGTGGTGATCGAACAGCCGGACGAAGTTGATCGGATCATTGAAGCCAGCAAGAGCCTGGGGGCAGCGCCCTACATCGGTGTGCGGGCCAAGCTCTCCAGCCGCAGCACAGGGCGTTGGGGCAGTTCCGTTGGCGACAAGGCCAAATTCGGACTCTCGATTCCCGAGTTGCTGGCCACAGTGGAGCGGCTGCGGGAGAACAACCTGCTCCCCGATCTGCGCCTACTGCACTTCCACATTGGCAGCCAGATCAACGACATTGCCGTGCTCAAGGACGCTCTCCAGGAGGCGGGGCAGATCTATGTGGAGCTGACCCGACTCGGGGCCCCGATGGGGTTTCTGGATGTGGGCGGTGGCCTCGGCATCGACTACGACGGCAGCCGCACCGCGTCAGCAGCATCCACGAACTACTCACTGCAGAACTACGCCAACGACGTCGTCGCGACGGTGCGGGAATGCTGCGAACCCAATGGTGTGGCCGTGCCCACGCTGGTGAGTGAAAGCGGCCGCGCCATTGCCAGCCATTTCTCCCTGCTGGTGTTCGACGTGCTGGGCAGCAGCGCACTGCCCGCATCGATTCCCAACGCCAGCGGAGACGAACCACTCACCGTTCGCAACCTGCGAGACACCCTGGCCACGATTCAGGAGTTGTCGGCGACGGCGGATGCGCAGTTGGTGCGACTGCAGGAAGCCTGGAACGATGCCCTGAAGTTCAAACAGGATGCGCTGGCCGCATTCCGGCTGGGCTACATGGGACTGCCCGACCGCGCCACAGCGGAACAACTGACGTGGGCCTGCGCTGATGCCATCGCCCGACGGCTTCCCAAGGACCAAGCCATCCCGGAGGAGCTCGCAGCCCTCAACAAGGCTCTGGCGGGAACGTATTACGCCAACTTGTCGATCTTTCGCTCAGCTCCCGACACCTGGGCCATCGACCAGCTCTTTCCGGTGGTGCCCATCCAACAGCTGGATCAACGGCCAACCCGACTGGCCAACCTCGCCGACCTAACCTGTGATTCCGATGGACGCCTGGATCGCTTCATCGGAGATGGACAACCCAAACAGCTGCTGGAGCTGCATGAGCTCAACAGCGACAACCCCTATCTGATCGGCCTGTTCCTGAGCGGTGCATATCAGGAGGTGATGGGCAATCTGCACAACCTGTTCGGCACGACCAACGCCGTGCACATTCGCCTCAGCCCCGGCGGTAGCTATCGCATTGA comes from the Synechococcus sp. A15-62 genome and includes:
- the ndk gene encoding nucleoside-diphosphate kinase; amino-acid sequence: MAERTFIAIKPDGVQRGLVGEILGRFERKGFKLVGLKQITPSRALAEQHYGVHKERPFFAGLVDFITSGPVVAMVWEGDGVIASARKLIGATKPLEAEPGTIRGDLAVNIGRNVIHGSDAAETAAFEIGLWFEASELNDWSPSDQEWRVEG
- the speA gene encoding biosynthetic arginine decarboxylase — its product is MQTQVSDSEHWSIQDSAALYGLDRWGDPYFSINGRGHISVQPQGDRGGSLDLVDLVSELKSRNLALPLLIRFDDILEDRLERLHAAFERAIAQYSYPGRYQGVFPVKCNQQRHVVEELVSCGKRWNFGLEAGSKAELLIALSLLDDPEALLICNGYKDRLYIETAILARRLGRQPVVVIEQPDEVDRIIEASKSLGAAPYIGVRAKLSSRSTGRWGSSVGDKAKFGLSIPELLATVERLRENNLLPDLRLLHFHIGSQINDIAVLKDALQEAGQIYVELTRLGAPMGFLDVGGGLGIDYDGSRTASAASTNYSLQNYANDVVATVRECCEPNGVAVPTLVSESGRAIASHFSLLVFDVLGSSALPASIPNASGDEPLTVRNLRDTLATIQELSATADAQLVRLQEAWNDALKFKQDALAAFRLGYMGLPDRATAEQLTWACADAIARRLPKDQAIPEELAALNKALAGTYYANLSIFRSAPDTWAIDQLFPVVPIQQLDQRPTRLANLADLTCDSDGRLDRFIGDGQPKQLLELHELNSDNPYLIGLFLSGAYQEVMGNLHNLFGTTNAVHIRLSPGGSYRIDHVVRGDTNADVLEAMEHEPRALLERLRVAAEAAINNGQLRIDESRRLLDHLESSLRQTTYLQD